From Centroberyx gerrardi isolate f3 chromosome 10, fCenGer3.hap1.cur.20231027, whole genome shotgun sequence:
TTTGTAGTTGTGTGATCTGATCCATGGAGTCGATCCATCTCACGTTCAGTTTCCCGTCTCTTTCTCGTCATtctctcatcctcatcatccttcTCCATCTGTGTAATAGAATGTCAGATTACCTCCTGTAAGTATCAACGTGTGAAGTGTTTTTCTCTGTAAGCGCTGCTGCTCACACCGGTGTGTTTTGTGGTTGAACATGCAGGGTGGAGAATGCAAACCGCTCACATGCTGTGTGCATGACAGCTGTAAACTACGGGGCTGCTTTGATTtcgcttttattgtttttattttggatgGAATTCCTCAGAACAGACTGCTGTGAAATCGTAGTCGGACAGTGAGATGATGATTTAAAAACTGTTTATCTTCATTTTGGGTTATTATTTTATGTGCTGATATTCTCATGTGGCATGGTataattgaaatgtttttgttatttttggtgaAAGTTGATGCCGAGTTAGTTTCCACTGCCTTCGTTCTGTTTCAGGTGctcatgaatgtttttttcttctcatttctgtTCCCTCCAGGCGATATGGATTCAGCAAGCAGTCTAAACAAGACAAAGTAGGTGTTGCTGAAAGGTTGTTTTGCacttttcagctgtcagaatTTACAGGGAATGATCTGGTTTCCTTGGATGAAAGAGTTTTCTATTACAATTAAGTAATTTGATGCTGCTATGTATCATTAAGAAAAGGATTGTCTGCATTATTAATGCCAGaaaatgcaggataaatgcctGAAAGGAGACTTCCTCAAAGACTACCATACAGACAACTAAATATTCTCCATGACAAATATTCTGTTTAATGGCATCGTAAAGTAATTAATAAATATATGGTATGGTAAGTTACAGGCTAATGATTTGATGTTTATATAGTAACAAACATCTTGTAAATTCGGCCTTAAATACAGAGAGTGGGTTAACAGAGAGCATTTGATTCTCTTTTATCAATTATTAGGCCTATAAGATGCTGTATGTTCATCTCAGTTTTATTCAAAGCTTTTGCGAGAATATAAAATTCATGATGAAAGGAACTTTTTCTGCTTTTGCCTTTGCTTCTTACTTAGTgtgttttaaagggaaaatgcaCTCGAATTCAGGATGCAAGTGTGATTCTAATCATCTGCTTTATGTTTTCAGTTTAATATCCGAGTAGACTAAGAAGTCCAGATTAATAGTTTGATTTGACCTTTTCTTTGTATCTGTTCTAGTATTTTCTGCTCCTCAAACTTCCTGCGTTCTCTTCCTCAGGCGGACGAGCGGAAAGCCTCATTGGCTGGCGGCTCTCAGGCCACGCCCACCGGGATGACGGAGGTGTCGGAGGAAGAAGACCTGCAGGCAGCGGAGGAGGTGAGCGCTTTACTGAACCAATATGCCAAGTACCTTACAcatgacagaagaagaaagaaatacaataaaaatgtagcCTAGCAGATATGAgagcaggagaagagagaagaaagaatattaaaggtagattttttttttttttaatataaacaGCACCAACCAGACAGAACCAATACctttattgttgttgctgttgtaagaaaaatgtaaaaaaagataacAGTAATAACTTATCATGTAATGATGTACTAGCAATAGTACTTTACTTATGAATCAGATATAAAGTTTGAACGAATGTCATTGTTAATCATGTACTACTCAGTTACAACTATTTAAAGTATGACAAGTACCTCATTGTTATTTAATTAATCATTAACTCATATTTAGGTGGAGTAATCCATAAAAACTTCTTAGACTTTAAATACTgttattatttgatttttatcAAGCAAGTAGCAGTTTGTAGTTGAGTTTTAGTTGAAATAATGTTAATTAacggttgttgttttttcccctcagatGCGCATTAAAACCCTGATgaccaacatggccgccatgGCAACTGAGGAGGTAGAGAAGTCTCTCAGCTTTAGACTGTTTAGTACTGAATCGCCACATTACGCcctgctggtctgtctgtccgtcctctttctctcacctaaATTGCTGCACTAAAATGCTTTTGCCTCAAAGTTTGATGAGTTATTTTATTCACAGGGAGGTTTAATAATTGATTAAGGTGGACTGTTAGTTGTGTTTTGTTGAAAACGTCCCGGTTGTGACTGATTTGTCTTCCTGCAGGGGAAGCTGACAGCGAGTGCGGTGGGCCAGATAGTGGGTCTGCAGTCTGAGGAGATCAAGCAGATCGCCTCAGAGTACGCTGAGAAGGTGAGCAACATTAAGACATCAAGAAACATCAAGAAATTGTGATGTTATTGTGGAGGATGTGGGTAAAATACAGCCTATACATCTTGAGTCAAAAATAGTACTTATGAGAGATGCTCTTGTCatcctttattttttaaagggTCACTGAATTATCTAATGAGTgtttttcaaattatttttgcCATCCAATCAGACTGAATTTTGTCTTTAAGTTCTAATTAATTGTATACTTGtgcagtataaataaataaaagtaacattGTAATGCCTCCCATGTGTCTCCACAGCAGTCTGAGCTGTCAGCAGAGGACCGTCCGGAGCGCTACGGCCCGCTGCAGCAGCACCGCAGGACCGTCGCCTCGCTCAACAAACAGATCCAGCAGAAGACCAAACAGCTGGAGGAGGTCGGCACTGCAGTGAACTTCACTATAAAACACTTTCACACGTGTCATTTTGTGTCCTCCACTGTATTAAACCCTTAATTAGAGTCAGAGTCACTTTGATCGCCAAGCACAATAAATTTACAGGAGTCTTTGTGTCATTGGTGCAGAGACCAATAGACAACTTGCAGAATAACACATACATACTGGCACACAGTATAGGGAgcacaggacctcacatacagtacaaaacatacaatagacagtaCACAATACATACTACTCTACATATACAGTCAGCATTCAATAGCTTACTACATAGGACACAAAATGGCCCTCATAAAATGACTGCCATGACGTCATGTGGAGGCCAGATCTCCAGTATACTGTAATATTAGAAATGGCATGTTACAACTGAGTTGCGTGAAATGGTGTAAAGTAGATGTTGCCACTATAGAAATCCATCTTTGTACATGTACATCACTTTTGAATATGTTACAGTATAAGGCAAAAATATCAACCATGCTTCAAGTGACATCAGATATTGGAAACCATTTAGAAATAAGTTTTAACCAGGTTTTGTACTCTGTATTATTCTTTCTTATAGCTAATGGAGTTGAAAAATTAATCAGAGGAAGCATATTCTGTAGAgggaaaggttttttttatttaaccaccATAAAACTATGATTAAATGAGCTATTGTAGCTGGTAGGGATGCAGTGttttgctcatggacacttcagcagggcagatgcggAGTTGCAGACATggggggcttgaacctgggtcttcaggttgaaggacagtctcctaACTCACTCACTGGCTGTTATGAATCACAGAGGAAAAGTTGTCATACCAAAATGTCAGAAACagtacacacaagcacaagaaACGACAGCAGCAGCGGTCATAGATGCGATTAACCGTCATTAAAGAACTGTGTTTCCCTCTGGGTTTACAGCTTCAAGCCAAACATACGGAGGTGAAGACGGGATGTGAGGAGGCCAAGAGGAAACTGACGGAGGTAAAACACTGCAGCACCTGGATCCAGCTGAGAGGCATTTTTACATTGCCAGACACTTTCAAAAGTAAACAACTTCATATGAAAGACTGGCATTGGGAGTTTATGTGAGCAGTTGAGAATTCAGGTGCCAGGACGGCTGTAGATGTGTTTGAGGCAATAAAATTAATTGAATCGTACATAGTTacatcatttgtcattttgctAGCTGATATTTGCCATGGATTTTGAGATTTCATACTTTTCTGTTAGATTTACTGTCAGGCTCCAAAATTAGGTAtcactatttgaaaaaaacacagtgaacatcaagaaacatttattttcgAAGATTGATATATAGCTTTTTGGAATAAATCCCTTTTATATATTGTTTCTTGAGGGACAATGGCAAAGTTTGTTTTCCTTCACCATGACTTTGAACATTTTGATTTGCGTAAGTTCTCTAACCAGAAGAATCTGGAGTGAGATCTTCACATGTGTTTATGCTTCCAGGCCACAGAGCGCTCAGAGAAAGTGGAGAAAGAGCTGCGGTCTCTGGAGGAAGTGGAGTCTCAAACTGACAGCAGGTGAATCCACTTTGACTTCTTCAAGTCCTTTAACAGAGTCTTTGTGGTAGCTGGTAGCTTTTGGTAATAACTGCCTAGTAACCAATTCTGCCGGAAGTTATGACCAACCTTATTCTTCTCATTTATTCCTTATATCCCACTAAATctccagtgcaatgatttcaacCCAGAgaaagtttgatgttgatttctaacacaatgagcatcattttgttcagttttggatggttagatggtacaaagccTGTAGGACTGAGAGAGCCGAACAgacaatatttctatttttgggaacaaatatccagagTTGGAACTTAGCTAGTTTGACAAGAAGCCGGCTGGGTATTGTCAGCcgattaactatgcatactgtcgaccaatcggagcattcattaaaacctgggtgtacctgacatcatttacaccaggaagtataaatctgtttgattctgtcgACAACCAGAGGGAGCgtttttcaaatttccacaatgctgaccgtgagaaatgcaattctcattgcactggacctttttAAAGTTGGTTGGGAGTGTCTagaggagtttttgttccaaaacagagtatgggctGTAAAGTGAGTTTTCACATGTCACATtcagtcactggtattgatcaaaaaCCCTATCAAATCAGATGCAGGCAGATGTATCATGGCCATTTTGTagtaaaaaaacagtaaaacccttacttattgcccctttagtTGTTTTAAAGGAATTTTAGAACACAGAATGGCCATTTTACACACAGTGCAATTACAAATTTTACTTCAATATAACCtgagacacatacagtacatgtacacatttcaccagaggggtcaaAGTGCAGGGTCTTCTGCCCTTGGAGCATTtaggagttcagtgtcttgctcatggacacttcagcaggggtTGGCTGTTGATAAAGGTGGACCTTTCAGTGatgggacggtctctctaaccggTCTCTctaatgtttctgtgtgttgtttGACAGCTTATTGGAGAAGCTGAGGGCGCTGGTAGGGATGAACGAGAACCTGAAGCACCAAGAGCAGGAGTTCCGTACACACTGTAGAGTGAGTAGATCTACCCACATGGTTTTATTTCACACCCTGTTTACTGAGTGTTTCCTTTATCGCAGTGTCTCTCAATCTATGGGTCGGGACCCAAAATGGGTGGTGGGCCTTCTGGTTGGTCCCTGTATGACAAGTGAACTAGTATGTTTCAGTGAGCCTGCATCCAAGAGTGAGGCTTAGTTTACTCCAATTTGGGTCCCTAGTCTGAAAATGTATAAGgctgcgatcacacctacagtttgttttctctggtccggaccagagtggaaaagtttcgtttgttgcatttttgtatttgtttttttttagtttcacactgtccaattacaagtgaaccagggcttgtaaacaaaagtcacatgacttacaagtagcttgtttattggacaaaGTTTTGGGACCTGTcctcctgccaggttagagattttggcagtgggaggaatcaaaacaaatcagattccagttcctgtaacttcagctaacatgatggacttgtctgtctcttcttctctggtgttcaaaccagttaagaacacatgaagaaatagctgaacgagagcatcagtccagacttcattttgaaTTGTCATTGTCAATCAtttttgaaatgtgttgcaaCACTGGTCGCTGGTAGCACCGTCCTCCTTTGTCCAGCAGTTAAAAATGTGAGCAAGGCTCCACAGGCCAGAAAATTAGTTttaaaggcagaaatctcaggACCTGGTGAAGAGATTGTTGTGCCATTAATATTGATCAACAGCTGTATCAACTCCAGCAgttatattatggtcattttgtgctatggggcagaaaaaccttacttattgcccctttaatgtgTGGTTGatgtgtgtaggaggagatggcCCGTCTGCAGCAGAACATTGAGGATTTGAAGATGGCATCAGGAGACaatacagaggaggagaaggtacAAGTCCAGTTATAACTATATCCACTTATAAcatcctatatatatatatatatatgtaaccACTTGTCTAATCAAGACTTTAGTTTGATTTTATCTTTTAACATCAAGCCTCATGTCCTTAAAAATACAGTTAGCTTTTTTAATGGCAGCGTTGAGTTTTTTGTAAAGAAAAactaaattaaagaaaaaagaaatgcatgaAACTCAACTATACCTTCCTTGATCAAGTAGCATTTGTACATAATTCTTTTAGCTTGTTTTCCCTTGCTTGACATACAGGATGGGTGGGGTTTCACAAGTAGGAAAATTCAGTGAGTGCCAGAAGGTTaaacaatcacagaaaagtctttgaaagtcaaattagtataattttctgtgattgacaacctAACTGACACTGTGTGAATTATCAGATATGTTAACCCCATCCTTCTGGTACTTGAAGGAGACGAAAACAAATGCTCAGATTTATTTTTGAATGCTACTCCACCAAAGTCAGATCtgtttgtactctttctattcCTAATTTCtacctctgtttgttttttctcaggAGAGGAACCAGCTGATAGATAAACAgtacaacacagacagagagaaactgcaGAAGATCCGTCTGCTCATGGTAATAATGACTTAACACAACAgttagattagatgagatgaaactccagtgatctctgtggggaaatgaGGTCGTCCCAGCAGCGGAAAATAGGCTGTAGATAAGAATGAGACAAATAGAGAGTACTgaaaataatacaacaaatcAGCAAGAAACCGCTTCTTcactgacagatttacaggCTAGCTAATCATATTATCAGGTTCGACCGATGGGGACAATAGTTTGTGCAGATATTCAATAATTTTGTagattttaccattttcatactaaacaatattcagtgttttcttcttgtcagggtggaaaagcctctgaaacagcatttagaccatcatgggacactaaaactctccactgaaacccagactaatgaaatgttgttaggtgggttagcagctctttaagtggaagggaaactctgggatacattaggccttcaATGaagaaaaaacgaaaaaaacgaaacagaattgaacagttaaattaataaatagaaTGTGCAAAGAAGatcaaatttcattgcaggtttgaCTGGATGATATTCGATATCAGTGTAACGCTAGTGCAGATGGACGAATatatatacagaaatgtgtccagatgTATTGATCCAGATATGCATTGTAAACTAGTGACATGATAAGATTTACAAATATATCTAAAACATGCAGATTTGCATTGTAAGCTAGCTATCATCTTGTAAAATGTATAGATCTAGGTAACATATATACAGAAGTGAGTCTGGATGTGCATTGTTACATACAGAGATGTGTGCAGAAATATGTCCCAGCTCATATACATTCACCATCTGGTTGGCGCTTTATTAAAAGAGCCTTACAGTTCCATGACTGTAATACATTCTTAGTTTGAATGGTCCCAGTGGGAAacgaacccctaaccctgcatTAATAGCAGCTTGTTTTACCCACTCAGCTACAGGATTTAGTCATGAAGCTGTACATTTACACTGAAAGCTCTAGACCAGTGTTTAGATACAGAGTAAAGGGGAATACCATTTAATTGCAGCATTTACATTAGCTTATTATGTGATAATGTGTTCAGTATCTTGCGTTAAATTGCAGTGCTATTGTTATGAATGCAGCTTCAATCTAATAGTGACCGTATGCATTTGGGCAATGTGGACAGTGTAAATTTCTACCTGTGAACAACAGAGTGCTGCTGCTGACTTGACACTGTTTAACTATTTTGTCAAGGGCCGCATTAGAAAACCTCATgtctccaattttggtgattttcgtgttttaatttcatttgaaGGATTACATTGCCTTTTATGGGTGGAGACAATTCTACAACCTTTGGGCTTTTAAAACCCTTTTAAACCCCACTGGATTAACTCAAAAATCATGTTTCTgttcattcctgaaaagttttaGAGATGGAGATTTTTACCTGAAAGTGACAATATGtcatttgatggacatttttatccaaagcgccttacagtaTCATGGGTGTATACAATTTTAGCATTAGTTGCCCcaggtgggaaacaaacccctaaccctggcagtgtgaGCGCCTTGTTCTACCAGCTGAGCTGCACAGGACTGTTTTGAGTTACACCAGATGTTCCTTGGTTTTCTCCCAGGCTCGGAGGAACCGAGAGATCGCCATCCTGCAGAGGAAGATCGACGAGGTGCCGAGTCGGGCCGAGCTCACCCAGTACCAGAAGAGATTCATCGAACTGTATGGCCAAGGTGGGCGCTCCTGCCTCAACACCTGGTCTAAATCAGGGTTGGGAACAAATAAAAGAAGGAAGAAGTCAATCTcctattagaaatgaatggcaaTTGTATGTCTAAAAAAATGAATGGGTGTTATATATATTCACAAATTCTGAAAAAGCTGcttattgtgtatttgtgtgtgtgtgtccttgtcttGTGCCTCACAGTTTCTGCAACGCATAAAGAGACGAAGCAGTTCTTCACCCTGTACAACACGTTAGATGACAAGAAAGTGTATCTGGAGAAGGAGGCAAGTAATCACAGTGGTCAGATATCACCAGTATGGGAAATAAACACCAACTGAAAGCCATGAGTTTGAGTTCCAGTTTGAGTTTAAACATTTAGGTGGctggtaaaacaaaaacatgtttccTGCTCTAGATATCAATAAGGGGAAATCCACCCAAACTGACCATTAAGTTGCAAACTGAGACATTTTTTCTAACATTTTAGAAGTTTTGAGTCAAGAGCTTTGAAGCTGTAGGAAATTACAATCATACAGTGTCATCAAGTTGCATTTCTGATTGGAAGATTGTTTTAAGATCAGTCATGTTCCTGCAAATATACTaattcaattacattttttcatgATAGTATAATTTCAATAAAGGTTTGGAGAGACTATGTCCATAAAGTTTTCATTCTACCGGCTCTTACAGTGCAATTTATTGATGTCTTAGGATTGTGTTTTCCTTGAATATAAAATTGGAAATTTTAGAAAAAATATCTTCTTTTTCAGACTAACTACCCAAGTACCCTTTAAATAGACTTGGAAAAACATTATACTGAATCCAGAACAGTTCACTTGGACCAGTATTTAATTTGTGCTTTTGTCTCTGTAGGTGAATCTGCTGAATTCCATTCATGACAACTTCCAACAGTGAGTATAAATCTACTTTTGTCTGTTAATATGTGATATGTAACATAAATGTATTtagatatagcagtgtaacaagTCTTTAAAAGCGTTGTATGTCAGCTGTATAATCTGCTGTGTTTCcctgttctctctgtgtgttttatttgttttatttgtggaaGTAAATAACCTCTGAACTCCTGAACTGTTTCCAGGGCGATGTCGTCTTCAGGAGCCAAAGAGCAGTTCCTGAGGCAGATGGAGCAGATAGTGGAGGGGATCAAACAGAGCCGCATCAAGGTTTGTTAGCATCTTCTCTCACAACCAAAAGCTAATGcagttattttactttattttgtttcaatATCAGCTGAAAACATTCCTGTAACGCCTGGTTCCTTCCTGTCTGCTCTCccagatggagaagaagaagcaggagaaCAAGATGAGGAGAGATCAGCTGAACGACGAATacctggagctgctggacaAACAGAGGCTCTACTTCAAAACCGTCAAGGACTTTAAAGAGGTAAGAACACAGAGTTCACCTGCAGGGTTATGGATTCAttcagcaataagccacaaGTGGCCGGGCTTTAAACAGacttttagaacagctaagatGTGTGGTTAGGCATGACGACTTATACAAGTAGTGACACATTTATGAAATGGTGCTAAAACACTAAaagtaaaaaacacacacaactgttcAGTAAAACGTTTATTTTTAATCAGTAAcagttaaagaccccatgaaacggcatctttgcctccttgatttgatgtatttcctgttgaaacaggatgttggggcgggacataatacagtgagggatcaatcaaaagtctaaaccaatggaatatctcctgatgcagcatgaggtcaccgttaaagatactctgttttccaggaaggaaaagtaatgggagttaatttcatCGGGACTTTAAATAATATTTAATGGTATTCTCTCAACATTCCTGGGGCtgcacaaataaaacaagaaagagctaaattttaattattttatttactagAAGTTCAGCGAATGAGAGaacaaaatataagaaaaacTGTTGATTCTGAGCCAGAGGTCTGACTCTCCCCACTGTTTTCTACCCAACAGCAGTTTACCTTCTGTACTAAATCTTATCCAACAGCAAAAATCCCTTCAGATGAGggtttttgaggaaaaaaattgTACCAGAAAGAGCTCTGTGGCTTAACACCCGTCTGTTTAGTAGTCTTTGATGTGAAAAAGTGTGCGAACCCCTGACAGACAAcatcaccatttaaaaaaaattaaaaaatcatCATAGCATCACTTTAAAAGCTGCTTACCCATGTCGATCATGATGAGAATTTGTTGCTTGCTTGCGCGTAACACCCCACTCATGACTGACGATGATGTGGAACGGTCGAGTCTTTTCCATCATGTggttttattctgtttattctgattttattctgtctgttctgtcaaCAGGAGTGTCGGAAGAATGAGATGCTGCTGTCCAAGCTGAGAGCGAAGGGCGCCTCTTAGCCCCGACCCCGCC
This genomic window contains:
- the ccdc93 gene encoding coiled-coil domain-containing protein 93 isoform X1; this translates as MAATSVFQRVRTGSKIGAQYDQEGNLIQVETREDEEQSVKLAEILELLLAAGYFRARIKGLSPFDKVVGGMTWCITTCNFDIDVDLLFQENSTIGQKIALTEKIVSVLPKMKCPHRLEPHQIQGLDFIHIFPVIQWLVKRAIETREEMGDYVRAYSVSQFQKTHSFPEDEEFLQRKDKAVGAVLDLSEVYKPQRKYRRQTEAGELLDEESRVHSTLLEYGRMSDYLLRYGFSKQSKQDKADERKASLAGGSQATPTGMTEVSEEEDLQAAEEMRIKTLMTNMAAMATEEGKLTASAVGQIVGLQSEEIKQIASEYAEKQSELSAEDRPERYGPLQQHRRTVASLNKQIQQKTKQLEELQAKHTEVKTGCEEAKRKLTEATERSEKVEKELRSLEEVESQTDSSLLEKLRALVGMNENLKHQEQEFRTHCREEMARLQQNIEDLKMASGDNTEEEKERNQLIDKQYNTDREKLQKIRLLMARRNREIAILQRKIDEVPSRAELTQYQKRFIELYGQVSATHKETKQFFTLYNTLDDKKVYLEKEVNLLNSIHDNFQQAMSSSGAKEQFLRQMEQIVEGIKQSRIKMEKKKQENKMRRDQLNDEYLELLDKQRLYFKTVKDFKEECRKNEMLLSKLRAKGAS
- the ccdc93 gene encoding coiled-coil domain-containing protein 93 isoform X2 yields the protein MAATSVFQRVRTGSKIGAQYDQEGNLIQVETREDEEQSVKLAEILELLLAAGYFRARIKGLSPFDKVVGGMTWCITTCNFDIDVDLLFQENSTIGQKIALTEKIVSVLPKMKCPHRLEPHQIQGLDFIHIFPVIQWLVKRAIETREEMGDYVRAYSVSQFQKTHSFPEDEEFLQRKDKAVGAVLDLSEVYKPQRKYRRQTEAGELLDEESRVHSTLLEYGRRYGFSKQSKQDKADERKASLAGGSQATPTGMTEVSEEEDLQAAEEMRIKTLMTNMAAMATEEGKLTASAVGQIVGLQSEEIKQIASEYAEKQSELSAEDRPERYGPLQQHRRTVASLNKQIQQKTKQLEELQAKHTEVKTGCEEAKRKLTEATERSEKVEKELRSLEEVESQTDSSLLEKLRALVGMNENLKHQEQEFRTHCREEMARLQQNIEDLKMASGDNTEEEKERNQLIDKQYNTDREKLQKIRLLMARRNREIAILQRKIDEVPSRAELTQYQKRFIELYGQVSATHKETKQFFTLYNTLDDKKVYLEKEVNLLNSIHDNFQQAMSSSGAKEQFLRQMEQIVEGIKQSRIKMEKKKQENKMRRDQLNDEYLELLDKQRLYFKTVKDFKEECRKNEMLLSKLRAKGAS